Genomic segment of bacterium:
CGGCGGGCGCCGCGCAGCCGGCGAGCGCCGCCGCGGCCAGCAGGAGCAGGCGCCCGGCGGTACTCATGCGCCCGCGCCGGCGGCCTGCGACCGCAGGCCCGTCACTTCGAAGACCTCGATCGGCTCGCTCTTGCCCTTGACCGTGGCCGGGGGCAGCGCCGTGACGTCGACCGCCTCCCCCGCCGCCTCGCGCGTGCTGCGGCTGATGATGGTCTTGCCGCCCGCCGCCAGCGCGTTGAGGCGCGAGGCGACGTTGACGCAGTCGCCGATGACGCTGTACTGGCGCTTGACCTCCGAGCCGAGGTCGCCGGCGACGGCGACGCCCGAGTTGATGCCGATGCCGACCCGCGCCAGCAGGGGGTTGCGGGCCGCGTCCTGCGCGAGCAGCTCGCGCTGCATCTCCACCGCGGCCCGCAGCGCGCGCACGGCGTGGTCGGGGCGGGCGATGGGGGCGCCGAAGACGCCGAGCACGGCGTCCCCGATGAACTTGTCGACGTAGCCGCCCTGCTGGTGGATGTGCCGCGTGGCGATCTCGAAGTACTCGTTGATCGCCTCGACGACGCGCTCGGGCTTGGTGGCCTCGGCGAACGCGGTGAACCCGCGGATGTCGGTGAAGACGACGGTCACGTCCATCCGCCGGCCCCCGAGGAGGTTCCCGCCGGATTGCGCCATGACCATCTCGAGGATCTCGGGGCTGACGTAGCTGCCGAAGGACTTGGCCATCACCAGCTTCTTCCAGAGTTCGTGCGACATGTAGTTGAACGCCGACGCCAGGTCGCCGAACTCGTCGCCGCGCACCCGCTCGAGCCGGTACTGGAAGTTCCCCTTGCCGATCTCCTGGGTGGCCAGGACGAGCCGCGAGATCGGGCGCGAGAAGCCGACGCCGATGAGGATCGCGATCGAGATCCCGAGCAGCACGATCAGCAGCGAGAGCACGGCGATCGTGCGGATCTCGCGGCTGATCTGCCCGTCGATGTAGTCCAGCGAGATCCCCACGTTCGCCTCGCCGAGGGTCTTGTCCGCGTAGGCGATGCCCCGGGAGAGGTTCATCAGGTGCGCTTCGCCCGCATGGTAGGTCCGCGAGGTGATCCCCCCCTCGGCGCGGGAGGTCTCCGCCTTCAGCTGCGGGGCGGGGGCGCCGATGCGCGCCAGGTCGGTGTGGGCCTTGACCAGCCCGTCGCGGCCGACGATGCTCGCGTACGCCAGCCCCTCCACCGACGCCGAGTCCTTGATCAGGGCGTTGAGCCGGAGCGTGTCGTCCTCGAGCATCGGCACCGCCGCGTCGTTGGCGAAATAGTTGAGGCTGACCGTCCCCATCCGCATCGTCTGGGCGTAGAGCCGGTCGCGCTGGCGCGTGAGGATGACGAACGAGAGGGTGAGGATGGTCACCCAGATCATGAAGGTGATCGCGATCGAGAGCTTGACCCGGATCGGCACGCGCATGGCCATGAGCTTGCCGGCCAGCGAGCCCGAGCGCTGCTCGATCAGCGTGGCGAAGTCGTCGGAGAGGGTCGTCGCCGAGACGCGGTAGTGCTTGGCGATCGCCTGCAGGACGTCGTACTCCGAGGCGAAGCCCTTGTCGACCACGATCCGGCCAAGCCGCTCCCCCGTGGCGCGCTGCACCTCGAGGGCCGCCCGGAGCTGCTCCTCGGAGATGACGCGGTTGCGGACGAGCACCTTGCCGAGAGGTTCGTGCCGGCCCAGTCCGAGGCGATCGAGCAGTCCGCCGAGCATTCCCCCCCCCCGTTTGCGACCTGACCCTTATAACGAAATCGCGCAAGCGAAGCAACCGAGGCCCGGGGCGGGTCGGGGCGGCCGGCCCGGGGTTGCGCATTCTTGACTTCCGACCGATTTTCTGTAGAATTCCGCGAACTTCAATGGAAAGGACGACAGGGCTTCCCGGGGCGATGTCGGCCGGGGAGCGGACGACGTGGATCATAGCGATTTTGTAGTCTATTTGAACAAGCTCCCTCCCGAGGGGATCGAGCTCGAGTTCGAGGTCGACGACCCCGCCAAGGCCGGGATCGCCCTCGACGTCCCCCTGGCGGGGCCCATCCACGCCCGGTTCGACGTCCAGCGCCTGG
This window contains:
- a CDS encoding adenylate/guanylate cyclase domain-containing protein is translated as MLGGLLDRLGLGRHEPLGKVLVRNRVISEEQLRAALEVQRATGERLGRIVVDKGFASEYDVLQAIAKHYRVSATTLSDDFATLIEQRSGSLAGKLMAMRVPIRVKLSIAITFMIWVTILTLSFVILTRQRDRLYAQTMRMGTVSLNYFANDAAVPMLEDDTLRLNALIKDSASVEGLAYASIVGRDGLVKAHTDLARIGAPAPQLKAETSRAEGGITSRTYHAGEAHLMNLSRGIAYADKTLGEANVGISLDYIDGQISREIRTIAVLSLLIVLLGISIAILIGVGFSRPISRLVLATQEIGKGNFQYRLERVRGDEFGDLASAFNYMSHELWKKLVMAKSFGSYVSPEILEMVMAQSGGNLLGGRRMDVTVVFTDIRGFTAFAEATKPERVVEAINEYFEIATRHIHQQGGYVDKFIGDAVLGVFGAPIARPDHAVRALRAAVEMQRELLAQDAARNPLLARVGIGINSGVAVAGDLGSEVKRQYSVIGDCVNVASRLNALAAGGKTIISRSTREAAGEAVDVTALPPATVKGKSEPIEVFEVTGLRSQAAGAGA